A genomic stretch from Lathyrus oleraceus cultivar Zhongwan6 chromosome 2, CAAS_Psat_ZW6_1.0, whole genome shotgun sequence includes:
- the LOC127119784 gene encoding uncharacterized protein At1g32220, chloroplastic encodes MASFLSLPAVSSRLIPTAFSLKRPLINTSPNLHFKNHRFAVSCSYSGVGGFESSTSTIDVVADVKSEKIVVLGGNGFVGSAICKAAVSKGIEVISVNRSGRPSYSDSWIDQVTWISGDVFYVNWDEVLPGATAVVSTLGGFGSDEQMSKINGEANVVAVNTAKEYGVPKFILISVHEYNLPSFLLSSGYFTGKRKAESEVLSKFPNSGIVLRPGFIYGKRKVDGFEIPLDLVGEPAERILKAIENFTKPLSSLPASDLLLAPPVSVDDVALAVINGVTDDDFFGVFTIEQIKEAAQKVRV; translated from the exons ATGGCGTCGTTTTTGTCTCTCCCCGCAGTTTCCTCTCGTCTCATTCCCACCGCTTTCTCTCTCAAACGACCTTTAATCAACACTTCACCCAATTTGCATTTCAAAAATCACCG GTTTGCAGTTAGCTGCAGTTATTCAGGTGTTGGTGGTTTTGAATCTTCAACATCAACTATAGATGTTGTGGCTGATGTTAAAAGTGAAAAG ATTGTAGTATTGGGAGGCAATGGGTTTGTTGGTTCTGCCATATGCAAGGCAGCGGTTTCCAAGGGCATAGAAGTCATAAGCGTAAACAG GTCGGGACGTCCTTCTTACTCGGATTCGTGGATAGATCAGGTTACTTGGATTTCAG GAGACGTTTTTTATGTAAACTGGGACGAAGTACTTCCTGGAGCTACTGCGGTTGTCTCGACACTTGGAGGTTTTGGTAGTGACGAACAAATGAGTAAGATTAATGGCGAGGCTAATGTTGTGGCTGTGAATACTGCAAAGGAATATG GAGTTCCCAAATTCATATTGATCTCAGTTCATGAATATAACTTGCCATCGTTTTTACTATCATCGGGGTACTTCACAGGAAAGAGGAAAGCAGAATCTGAGGTTCTATCGAAATTCCCTAATTCAG GTATTGTGTTAAGACCAGGTTTCATATACGGGAAAAGAAAAGTGGACGGTTTCGAGATTCCTTTGGATTTAGTAGGGGAGCCAGCTGAAAGAATTCTAAAAGCAATAGAGAACTTCACAAAACCATTAAGCTCACTCCCTGCTTCTGATCTACTTTTGGCTCCACCGGTTAGTGTTGACGATGTCGCGTTGGCAGTTATCAACGGTGTCACAGATGACGACTTCTTTGGTGTTTTTACAATTGAGCAGATCAAGGAAGCTGCTCAGAAAGTAAGGGTATGA
- the LOC127119782 gene encoding uncharacterized protein LOC127119782: MGKEGDVWDDSALINAFDDAISSYKKMHISSTEEAEGIVQENVEISTTTRINIPTTDSSETSKVSNLEQNHQPCLDSTNAQEVQIAHNGYSYEQAFDDYNQLVAQYYELEEKRFKIWDQINQYGTLNYQYVPTVSHSQDYWMPMHQVSDPNVVCSCCPDYSQCALASSTLLPGCSVGGTCAGKPCKDGKIQEMAMGAAERALSAIRTTISGDLNVNEEKESKNPEPEQIGDSETDLTTLMNAWYSAGFFTGKYLAEKSSGNKRQV, from the exons ATGGGGAAAGAAGGAGATGTATGGGACGATTCCGCTCTCATCAACGCTTTTGACGACGCTATCTCTTCTTACAAG AAAATGCACATCAGCTCTACTGAAGAAGCAGAGGGGATCGTCCAAGAAAACGTTGAAATCTCAACTACTACAAG gattaatattcCCACTACTGATTCAAGTGAAACTAGTAAAGTTTCAAACTTGGAACAAAATCACCAACCTTGTTTAGATTCGACAAATGCTCAAGAAGTTCAAATTGCACATAATGGTTATTCATATGAGCAAGCTTTTGATGATTATAATCAGTTAGTTGCTCAGTACTATGAACTTGAGGAGAAAAGATTCAAGATTTGGGACCAAATTAATCAATATGGTACTTTGAATTACCAATATGTACCCACTGTGTCTCATTCTCAAGATTATTGGATGCCTATGCACCAAGTTTCCGATCCGAATGTTGTGTGTTCGTGTTGTCCGGATTATAGTCAATGTGCTTTGGCTTCGTCCACGTTGCTTCCTGGCTGTTCTGTTGGTGGAACATGTGCTGGTAAACCTTGTAAAGATGGTAAAATTCAGGAAATGGCGATGGGGGCAGCAGAGAgggcactttctgctataagAACAACTATTTCTGGAGATCTGAATGTAAATGAAG AGAAAGAGAGTAAGAATCCTGAACCTGAACAAATTGGTGACTCAGAAACGGATCTTACAACTCTTATGAATGCTTGGTATTCTGCTGGCTTCTTTACTGGGAA GTATCTTGCTGAAAAATCTAGTGGAAATAAAAGACAGGTATAA